One genomic segment of Komagataella phaffii GS115 chromosome 4, complete sequence includes these proteins:
- a CDS encoding Subunit of the GINS complex (Sld5p, Psf1p, Psf2p, Psf3p), whose protein sequence is MFGDTANKLILDAKRSRALDGVPMYQEHDVRDIIRETRDLQKESDIIASQDTNAQDRVKQCQLFVTHLSMRRNKRCLLGYQRSRVEKLMEVAWNGQEMDPQQMENLSHHEQEYFKKYSNLVALYKSPFQDVDVSGSLEPPKEVFIDVRVLKDAGEILTEYGVFNLTKDSQFFVRQADVEKLIQQGYLEKL, encoded by the coding sequence ATGTTCGGCGATACAGCTAATAAGCTCATCTTGGATGCCAAAAGATCTAGAGCACTAGATGGTGTTCCAATGTACCAAGAACACGATGTCAGAGACATCATAAGGGAAACTCGTGATTTACAGAAAGAATCTGACATCATTGCATCCCAGGATACCAATGCACAAGACCGCGTCAAACAATGTCAGTTATTCGTAACGCACTTATCTATGCGTCGCAACAAGCGTTGTCTATTGGGTTATCAGAGATCTAGAGTCGAAAAACTCATGGAAGTCGCATGGAATGGTCAGGAAATGGATCCGCAACAAATGGAGAATTTATCGCATCACGAGCAAGAGTACTTCAAGAAATACAGTAACCTAGTAGCATTATACAAAAGCCCTTTTCAAGACGTGGATGTTAGCGGCTCTTTGGAACCACCTAAAGAAGTATTTATCGATGTGCGTGTATTGAAAGATGCAGGAGAAATATTGACAGAGTATGGAGTGTTTAACTTGACTAAAGATTCTCAATTCTTCGTCAGACAAGCAGACGTGGAGAAGTTAATTCAGCAGGGCTACTTGGAGAAGTTATAA
- a CDS encoding Putative ATP-dependent RNA helicase of the DEAD-box family involved in ribosomal biogenesis, with product MSDDDGLMVNFVAPDSSRVRKQPRAVKYRGGNFGINKDGSVDGNMTKMGFQKWGKRKSRASEDGTENKEKAPPGTYSSKRTRFAEGTGPGGGKNDTFVSSLFTSNPEVQEHETKEEAVVQDPSNAPLSDATTFDGLGCNDILYKHLTEHIKFQHPTKIQRSVIPRLLTRERDLFVQAQTGSGKTLAFCIPIVQKLMEIEDLKRDSGLFAIILTPTRELATQIYSVLETLTRCCHRIVPGIVIGGEKKKSEKARLRKGVNILVGTPGRLLDHMENTETLDLSSVSYLIMDEGDKLMELGFEETLDKILKLLGERSTIANRKYSNLPSTRINVLCSATMKGGVSKLGEISLKDAELVTTNSVPDQDVIFDEENNIQAPDQLIQQILIVPPKLRLVTLHSLLKKITSKPGGSRTMLFLSCSDSVDFHFSTFTRKGRKINSKKVLKETGVEISDERADESSTILTVPILGDNVVAFKLHGSLTQQVRTSTLDMFSSTPESRHTILFCTDVASRGLDLPYISDVIEYDPPFAVEDHLHRVGRTARAGKGGTSVLFLFPGIEETYTGKIEIYHKKAGLDYVSFSDLLKTSFGKTWEVDATTWHLDVERWLLEDPGAHSAAAQAFTSHIRAYATHLSSERDTFNVKTLHLGHLAKSFGLRETPKTLGVGSGPKATKKNKENSKKKLLRMATLAVQETSNEFNY from the coding sequence atgTCTGACGATGATGGGCTAATGGTCAACTTTGTGGCTCCTGATAGCTCCAGAGTGAGGAAACAACCTAGGGCAGTGAAGTATAGAGGAGGAAATTTCGGCATTAACAAAGATGGCTCTGTAGATGGTAATATGACCAAAATGGGCTTTCAGAAATggggaaagagaaagagtaGAGCTTCTGAGGATGGAACTGagaacaaagagaaggcGCCACCAGGAACCTACTCGAGTAAGAGGACGCGATTTGCAGAGGGTACTGGACCAGGAGGAGGAAAAAATGACACTTTTGTCTCATCTCTATTCACTTCAAATCCTGAAGTACAGGAGCATGAGACGAAGGAAGAGGCCGTTGTTCAAGATCCTTCCAATGCTCCCTTGTCAGATGCTACTACTTTTGATGGATTGGGCTGCAATGATATACTTTACAAACATCTCACTGAGCACATCAAATTTCAGCACCCAAcgaagattcaaagaagtgTCATTCCAAGATTACTGACCAGAGAAAGAGATCTGTTCGTCCAAGCTCAAACTGGTTCGGGTAAGACTCTAGCATTTTGtattccaattgttcaaaaacttaTGGAAATTGAGGACTTGAAGAGAGATTCGGGTTTATTTGCTATCATATTGACGCCTACGAGAGAGCTGGCTACTCAAATATACTCGGTTCTAGAAACTCTGACTCGATGCTGTCATAGAATCGTTCCTGGAATTGTGATTGgaggagagaaaaagaaatcagaaAAGGCCAGACTTAGAAAAGGTGTCAATATATTAGTGGGGACCCCTGGACGACTCCTTGACCACATGGAGAACACAGAAACGCTGGATTTGAGTAGTGTTAGTTACTTGATCATGGATGAGGGTGACAAGCTGATGGAGTTGGGTTTTGAGGAGACGCTCGATAAAATACTGAAACTGCTAGGGGAGCGATCAACAATTGCAAACCGAAAGTATTCTAATTTGCCCAGTACCAGAATTAATGTTCTTTGTTCCGCAACTATGAAAGGGGGTGTGTCAAAACTGGGAGAAATCTCCCTGAAAGATGCTGAATTGGTCACCACAAACTCCGTTCCTGATCAGGACGTTATATTTGACGAAGAAAACAATATTCAGGCTCCTGATCAGTTAATCCAACAGATTTTAATTGTGCCTCCCAAGTTAAGACTGGTTACTTTACATTCtctgttgaagaagattacTTCCAAGCCTGGAGGATCCAGGACGATGCTGTTTTTGTCCTGTTCTGACTCTGTAGATTTCCATTTCAGTACTTTCACCAGGAAAGGTAGAAAGATCAACAGTAAGAAGGTTCTCAAGGAAACGGGGGTTGAAATAAGTGACGAAAGGGCTGATGAATCTTCAACTATCCTCACAGTTCCCATTTTAGGTGACAACGTTGTTGCATTTAAGTTGCATGGTTCACTCACTCAACAAGTTCGAACTAGCACTCTTGATATGTTTTCAAGCACTCCAGAATCGAGGCACACTATTCTTTTCTGCACAGATGTTGCCTCTAGAGGTCTGGATCTTCCTTACATTTCTGATGTGATAGAGTATGATCCGCCATTCGCAGTTGAGGATCATTTGCATCGTGTTGGTAGAACTGCAAGAGCTGGTAAAGGTGGTACCTCTGTGTTGTTCCTGTTTCCTGGAATTGAAGAAACGTATACGggaaagattgaaatttaCCACAAGAAGGCGGGATTAGATTACGTATCTTTCAGTGATCTGCTGAAGACCTCATTTGGTAAAACTTGGGAGGTTGATGCCACTACATGGCAtcttgatgttgaaagatGGCTGTTGGAGGATCCTGGTGCTCATAGCGCAGCAGCTCAAGCATTTACATCTCACATTAGGGCATATGCAACTCATTTATCGTCCGAAAGAGACACATTCAATGTAAAGACTCTACACTTGGGTCACTTGGCCAAGAGTTTTGGTTTGAGAGAAACTCCCAAAACGCTAGGAGTGGGGAGTGGACCTAAAGCGACtaaaaagaacaaagaaaattccaagaagaagctgttgCGAATGGCTACTTTGGCTGTACAGGAAACAAGTAATGAGTTTAACTACTAG
- a CDS encoding RNA polymerase III subunit C37, translated as MSLFVPEDDETQLDTMDLDVSKENLDGDSSKADMNSDEEDPVINEVPIHINSRLREELVILQYTNRFKQREQPNISQVRFKPQAGVLELNVPLEKSKYFSPEKSAEWDNIDKQILRGVLNESSTYYAGVVKNGAIHLNPIQKNAQVRPYFEYMDQRKSEKQNQFHQQLKIANETTDASKKEVRVVQMSMKTTVDSQPRLGGALQSNKSESEEAWVDYAWLGSSKEQLQLANKDDTLLQSNMTRDEYMGELFKETRVDL; from the coding sequence ATGAGTCTCTTTGTACCAGAAGACGATGAAACGCAACTAGACACCATGGATTTAGATGTCTCCAAGGAAAATTTGGACGGAGACAGCTCAAAAGCGGACATGAATAGtgacgaagaagatccaGTAATCAATGAAGTTCCCATTCATATCAATAGTAGACTGAGGGAAGAACTGGTAATCCTACAGTATACCAATAGGTTTAAACAGAGAGAGCAACCGAATATATCACAGGTAAGATTCAAACCCCAAGCCGGAGTTCTTGAGTTAAATGTGCCACtggaaaaatcaaaataCTTCAGTCCTGAAAAGTCTGCTGAATGGGACAACATAGATAAACAGATATTGCGAGGAGTATTGAACGAGTCATCTACGTATTATGCGGGCGTGGTGAAAAATGGAGCTATACATCTAAATCCTATACAGAAGAATGCACAGGTACGACCGTACTTTGAATACATGGACCAACGAAAGTCAGAAAAGCAGAACCAGTTTCACCAGCAGCTCAAGATAGCGAACGAAACGACTGATGCATCGAAGAAGGAGGTCCGTGTCGTACAGATGTCCATGAAAACTACAGTAGACAGTCAACCAAGGTTGGGAGGAGCGCTTCAATCTAACAAGAGTGAATCTGAAGAGGCATGGGTCGATTACGCTTGGTTAGGATCATCCAAGGAGCAATTGCAGCTAGCTAACAAAGATGACACTCTGTTACAATCTAATATGACAAGGGATGAGTATATGGGAGAGTTATTTAAAGAAACTAGGGTAGATCTTTAA
- a CDS encoding Alpha subunit of the translation initiation factor eIF2B encodes MSSEFDITATYLRFLEDDPDITMPIAAIESLVTLLKIKQPSTSAELITLLSGAISELKTSVPNAISLSAGCDLFMRFVLRNTHLYSDWESCRTNLVENGQLFIQRAKESRNKIAEIGLPFIKDDDIVLVHSYSRVVCNLLIRAFQKHIRFRVICTEARPTETAKSDTMAYLLRQAGIPVAMIYDSEVGFFMHKVDKVFVGAEGVAESGGIINHIGSYQMGVLAKNANKRFYVVAESHKFVRMFPLGPDDLSIKKKLEFSTEDKPIETRHLEFTPHEYITALITDLGVLTPSAVSEELIKMWYD; translated from the exons ATGAGTTCTG AATTTGACATCACAGCGACGTATCTTCGTTTTCTGGAAGATGATCCCGATATCACGATGCCAATCGCCGCCATTGAATCACTGGTCACTCTTCTTAAGATAAAACAACCTTCCACTAGTGCGGAGCTCATTACGCTACTATCAGGTGCCATCAGCGAGCTGAAAACCTCCGTTCCAAACGCTATTTCTTTAAGTGCTGGTTGTGATCTGTTTATGAGATTCGTATTGAGAAATACCCATTTGTACTCAGATTGGGAATCTTGTAGGACGAATTTGGTTGAGAATGGCCAGTTATTTATCCAGAGAGCTAAGGAATCCAGAAATAAGATTGCTGAAATTGGTTTACCATTTATAAAGGATGACGACATTGTCCTGGTACACTCGTACTCCCGAGTAGTTTGCAATTTACTGATAAGAGCATTCCAGAAACACATAAGATTCAGAGTTATATGCACAGAAGCAAGGCCTACGGAAACCGCAAAATCTGACACTATGGCATATTTGCTCCGCCAAGCAGGTATACCTGTGGCTATGATCTACGATAGTGAGGTAGGATTTTTCATGCATAAGGTAGATAAAGTATTTGTGGGGGCAGAGGGAGTAGCAGAAAGCGGAGGAATTATTAATCATATTGGAAGTTATCAAATGGGTGTTTTAGCAAAGAACGCCAACAAACGGTTCTATGTTGTTGCTGAATCTCACAAGTTTGTTAGAATGTTCCCACTCGGCCCAGATGACTTATCTATTaagaagaagttggagTTCAGCACTGAAGATAAACCTATCGAAACGAGACACTTGGAATTTACTCCTCATGAATACATTACCGCTTTAATCACGGATTTGGGTGTCCTAACACCAAGTGCTGTTTCCGAGGAACTTATTAAAATGTGGTATGATTAA
- a CDS encoding Mitochondrial elongation factor involved in translational elongation produces MNFQIARFGSRLFGTGLDKIRNIGIIAHIDAGKTTTTERMLYYSGSISKLGDVDQGDTVTDYLETERNRGITIQSAAVTIPWNKYKINLIDTPGHSDFTFEVIRSLRVLDGVVTILDAVAGVEAQTEKVWKQAKDMNIPSIVYINKMDRDGANFNMTVRQIVSKLATRVVLCNIPYFVNDLKTQSHRFVGVVDIFEGTLLKYHENDDGNDVQVIPLNELSEFKDSEQVNQDVMKLREAAIETLGEFDDRIVDSYLETEDYMKVPTYILHEALAKATISQDVVPIFCGSSFKNIGVQPLMDGVSLYLPNPGEAQKPSVYSPVASVPVKIDPKSGCLINNNKNLCVAFAFKVITHPTRGLLTFVRVYSGILKSNSKVINTQTGDKFNIGKLMVMHGDKPHDVDQLGVGNIGVISINVENKRISTGDTLVCHTLKKSADGLHKNEKRLKLLPIEVPPPMFSVSLQPMTAGDRRGLDQSLNTLLMEDPSLHVHVDEDSGQTILSGMGELHLDIATTRLRDDLGARMEIGKVMINYKETILKPTTPVAKSIEDSAFKKGHFEITLSLDSFQGKPEDTGLIRKDSEGAVLLNDNNLVIFEQDCEPDFILERVKRVSRGDQDWDLPMTMENIQNTILSSIAASLQVGGPVAGLSMHSMIVRVHKWEIPQDFDKISSLVTLIRQAISTSIGQLSEKQTTLMEPIMDVAVHVGDSDLGTVSQDLSTARAAQVHSIDDELDSTSSEKLYWAKDLAENIPLPQDPADLASGRHSSPISGRKVVKAITPLREMMGYLPKLKSLTRGHGSYDMVYSGMQRVSPERLKVILDE; encoded by the coding sequence ATGAATTTCCAAATTGCTAGGTTTGGGTCACGTTTGTTCGGCACAGGTCTGGACAAGATTCGAAACATAGGAATCATAGCTCATATCGATGCGGGGAAAACTACCACGACTGAAAGGATGCTGTATTACAGCGGGTCCATCTCCAAACTTGGTGATGTAGACCAAGGAGACACAGTTACCGACTATCtggaaacagaaagaaacaGAGGCATTACTATTCAATCCGCTGCAGTTACGATTCCCTGGAACAAGTACAAAATTAATCTTATTGATACTCCTGGTCATTCTGATTTCACTTTTGAGGTTATACGATCGCTTCGAGTTTTAGACGGAGTTGTGACCATTTTAGATGCTGTAGCAGGAGTAGAGGCTCAAACTGAAAAGGTGTGGAAGCAAGCAAAGGATATGAATATCCCTTCCATAGTTTATATTAACAAAATGGACAGAGACGGTGCAAATTTTAACATGACTGTGCGTCAAATAGTATCCAAACTGGCAACTAGGGTTGTGCTGTGCAACATACCGTACTTTGTGAATGACCTGAAAACCCAAAGCCATCGATTTGTCGGAGTAGTGGATATTTTTGAGGGCACCTTGCTCAAATATCACGAGAACGACGATGGAAACGACGTCCAGGTAATACCGTTAAATGAACTATCAGAATTCAAGGACTCTGAGCAAGTGAATCAAGATGTAATGAAACTTAGAGAAGCTGCTATAGAGACTCTAGGCGAGTTTGATGACCGAATTGTCGATTCTTACTTAGAAACGGAAGACTATATGAAAGTCCCTACTTACATTCTACACGAAGCGTTAGCTAAAGCAACAATTTCACAGGATGTGGTTCCCATATTCTGTGGATCATCCTTCAAGAATATTGGCGTTCAGCCCCTTATGGATGGTGTATCACTCTACTTGCCCAATCCTGGTGAAGCTCAAAAACCCTCGGTCTATTCACCAGTCGCATCCGTTCCTGTCAAAATTGACCCCAAATCTGGTTGTCTGATCAACAATAACAAGAATCTTTGTGTCGCCTTTGCTTTCAAAGTTATCACTCATCCTACAAGAGGACTTTTGACTTTTGTCAGAGTTTACTCAggaattttgaaatctaaCAGCAAAGTTATAAATACTCAGACCGGGGACAAGTTCAACATTGGAAAGTTGATGGTAATGCATGGTGATAAGCCCCATGATGTGGACCAGCTTGGCGTGGGAAACATTGGAGTTATTTCAATCAAcgttgaaaataaaagaattTCCACTGGTGACACCTTAGTTTGTCATACACTTAAAAAGTCTGCGGATGGGCTTCATAAGAATGAAAAACGTTTGAAGTTATTACCCATTGAGGTGCCTCCTCCCATGTTTTCGGTTTCTTTACAACCAATGACAGCAGGAGACCGAAGAGGCTTGGATCAATCACTGAACACTCTGCTAATGGAAGATCCCAGTCTTCATGTCCATGTGGACGAAGATTCTGGTCAGACAATTCTTTCCGGAATGGGAGAACTTCACTTAGATATTGCTACCACCAGGCTCAGAGATGACTTGGGTGCCCGAATGGAAATAGGTAAAGTCATGATCAATTACAAAGAAACTATCTTGAAACCCACTACTCCCGTGGCTAAAAGTATCGAAGACTCGGCTTTCAAGAAAGGCCACTTTGAGATTACCCTGTCATTAGATTCTTTTCAAGGAAAACCAGAAGACACTGGGCTAATCAGAAAAGATTCAGAGGGTGCGGTTTTGCTGAATGATAATAATTTGgtcatttttgaacaagacTGTGAGCCTGACTTTATTCTTGAGAGGGTAAAGAGGGTCTCGAGGGGAGATCAAGACTGGGACCTTCCTATGACCATGGagaatattcaaaacaCAATCCTTTCAAGTATTGCAGCTTCCTTACAAGTAGGTGGTCCAGTAGCTGGACTATCCATGCATTCAATGATTGTTCGGGTCCATAAATGGGAAATTCCGCAAgattttgacaaaatctcCAGTCTGGTAACCCTCATAAGACAAGCCATATCAACGTCTATTGGCCAACTTAGTGAAAAGCAAACGACTCTAATGGAGCCAATCATGGATGTCGCAGTGCATGTTGGGGACTCAGATCTGGGTACAGTCTCCCAAGATCTTTCTACAGCGCGTGCCGCACAGGTTcattcaattgatgatgaactCGATTCTACTAGTAGCGAGAAGTTATATTGGGCCAAGGATCTAGCTGAGAACATACCGCTGCCTCAAGATCCAGCAGATCTAGCTTCTGGGAGACACAGCTCCCCCATATCGGGCCGTAAAGTTGTCAAAGCTATTACCCCATTGAGAGAAATGATGGGCTACCTTCCGAAGTTGAAAAGTCTCACTCGAGGCCATGGATCATATGACATGGTCTACTCAGGAATGCAAAGAGTTTCGCCTGAGCGTCTGAAGGTTATTTTGGACGAGTAA
- a CDS encoding Subunit of heterotrimeric Replication Protein A (RPA), with protein MSYQPYNNFNDNAEGGGFTTYNNNDGDGQGSQGKTQQRNTIKPVTIKQINDSKTIISDGEFVVNGVELNMVSFVGIIRNVNDNTSSLTITIEDGTGSLDVRKWVDEGSDPSENNYPLGQYVYVTGLLKEFNEKKSLQQATINPIEDYNQVTYHYLSAIKVHVEANQQGSHQQGNSLFVSQNADDHTNSNDPSEKVYRFIHDNTPSMVEGVPIQYIAQSLSLTDNEVINYCNQLSDVGKIYNGNDDSSYLAV; from the coding sequence ATGTCGTACCAACCATACAATAACTTTAATGACAATGCAGAAGGTGGCGGATTCACCACCTATAACAATAATGACGGAGATGGCCAGGGTTCACAGGGAAAAACTCAACAGAGAAATACAATTAAGCCGGTTACAATCAAGCAGATCAATGACAGCAAGACTATAATCTCCGATGGCGAATTTGTCGTGAATGGAGTCGAATTGAATATGGTTTCATTCGTAGGAATTATCAGGAATGTCAACGACAATacctcttctttgactATAACGATAGAAGATGGTACTGGATCTCTGGATGTCAGAAAATGGGTGGACGAAGGCTCAGATCCATCCGAGAATAACTACCCTTTGGGACAATATGTATACGTCACAGGGTTGCTCAAAGAGTTTAACGAAAAAAAGTCACTTCAACAGGCCACTATCAATCCGATTGAAGATTATAACCAAGTTACTTACCACTACCTCTCGGCCATCAAGGTTCATGTAGAGGCCAATCAACAGGGTTCTCATCAGCAAGGAAACTCTTTATTTGTATCTCAGAATGCAGACGACCATACAAACAGCAATGATCCTTCTGAGAAGGTCTACCGTTTCATTCACGATAACACGCCCTCTATGGTTGAAGGCGTCCCTATACAGTACATTGCACAGTCACTATCATTGACTGATAATGAAGTAATCAACTACTGCAACCAGCTTTCAGATGTTGGTAAGATTTACAATGGTAATGACGATAGCAGCTATCTTGCTGTCTAA